A genomic region of Corticium candelabrum chromosome 22, ooCorCand1.1, whole genome shotgun sequence contains the following coding sequences:
- the LOC134197496 gene encoding F-box only protein 16-like, producing MSSASSADSPSRCAKSAWTPMNHAPTNEKVYQERKTLVCRWFDMWTGAQRKQFLSQLLKRCKQPQLQHVQNIVMSIAPVEANDFTRVLPRCISLYIFCHLDPRSLCRAAKVCWYWKYLTEEDCIWAPKCLRLGWLLPSIPSRLERGAWKEHYLMCVQAISQTNVLDQIETDLDSTKLMNGSKGYRVLTRFLAKCGVGCGFLKGVWFCRGYGFLKTQL from the exons ATGTCCTCTGCTAGTTCTGCTGATTCTCCAAGTCGCTGTGCGAAGAGCGCTTGGACACCTATGAATCACGCTCCTACGAATGAAAAG GTCTACCAAGAGAGAAAAACACTTGTCTGTCGTTGG TTTGACATGTGGACTGGTGCTCAGAGAAAGCAGTTTTTGAGCCAACTGCTCAAGCGATGCAAGCAGCCACAACTACAACATGTTCAAAACATAGTCATGTCAATTGCACCTGTAGAAGCTAATGACTTTACTCGTGTTCTACCTCGTTGCATTTCTCTTTATATTTTTTGTCATCTGGACCCAAGGAGTCTTTGCAGAGCAGCAAAG GTGTGTTGGTATTGGAAATATTTGACTGAGGAGGACTGCATTTGGGCCCCAAAATGTCTTCGTCTTGGATGGCTGTTACCTTCTATTCCAAGCAGGCTGGAAAGAGGAGCTTGGAAGGAACACTATCTTATGTGTGTCCAGGCCATCAGTCAAACCAATGTTCTTGATCAAATAGaaactgatttagactcaacTAAGCTCATGAATGGATCTAAG GGGTACAGGGTTCTAACGAGGTTTCTGGCAAAGTGTGGGGTAGGGTGTGGCTTTCTAAAAGGGGTGTGGTTTTGCCGTGGTTATGGTTTTTTGAAAACGCAGCTCTG